One sulfur-oxidizing endosymbiont of Gigantopelta aegis genomic region harbors:
- a CDS encoding IS66 family transposase, with translation MSVIEQSHQTCFDNEEAWKYYLQNNSIITQRHVRIATEGALLGALINSGFPSDLVIVSDDAGQFDILLHALCWIHADRVFQRILPLNERHDKELNWVHTQIWELFYDLKQYKLEPDDPLKSAIAEHFDELCRTKTSFETLNQALKRLARNKTELLLVLERPDIPLHNNLSENDIREYVIKRKISGSTRSKDGQLCRDTFVSLKKTCLKQGISFWDFINDRISKRNLIPYLPELLKGKVCAV, from the coding sequence TTGAGCGTTATTGAACAAAGTCATCAGACTTGCTTTGATAATGAAGAAGCCTGGAAATACTATCTGCAGAACAATAGTATCATAACACAACGGCATGTTCGCATTGCCACAGAAGGCGCTTTACTGGGGGCATTAATTAACAGTGGCTTTCCAAGTGATTTGGTGATTGTGAGTGATGATGCAGGACAATTTGATATTTTGTTGCACGCATTATGTTGGATACATGCAGACAGAGTGTTTCAGCGGATACTACCACTCAATGAGCGACATGATAAAGAACTGAACTGGGTACATACTCAGATTTGGGAACTATTTTATGATCTCAAACAATATAAACTTGAGCCAGATGATCCGTTGAAGTCAGCGATTGCTGAACATTTTGATGAATTGTGCCGGACTAAAACAAGCTTTGAAACGTTGAATCAGGCACTGAAACGATTGGCAAGAAATAAAACAGAATTACTGCTGGTATTGGAACGGCCTGATATTCCTCTTCATAATAATTTGAGTGAAAATGATATTCGAGAATATGTTATTAAGCGTAAAATTAGTGGTAGTACACGCTCAAAGGATGGGCAACTTTGCAGAGATACCTTTGTCAGTTTAAAGAAAACTTGTTTGAAACAAGGAATTTCATTCTGGGATTTTATTAATGACCGGATCAGCAAGAGAAATTTGATCCCATATCTGCCTGAGTTGCTGAAAGGTAAAGTTTGTGCTGTTTAA
- a CDS encoding IS3 family transposase has product MKYAWITDQAKDYPVTILCRFMDVSRSCYYDWVSSPKTDREKENEALTEQLKNCLKTVARLMEPVVLKRKLAEKGVHISRRRIGRLMKKAGLFCKTKRRFKATTNSKHNKRISPNLLEREFTVSQPDRYYVGDITYIATKEGWLYLAVVIDLFSRQIVGWSMDERMKAVNDALLGHMEA; this is encoded by the coding sequence GTGAAGTACGCATGGATAACTGATCAGGCTAAAGATTACCCGGTAACGATTCTGTGCCGTTTTATGGATGTTTCCCGTAGTTGCTATTATGATTGGGTTAGCTCTCCTAAAACGGATAGAGAGAAAGAAAATGAAGCGCTTACTGAGCAGCTAAAAAACTGTTTGAAGACAGTCGCAAGACTTATGGAACCCGTCGTCTTAAAAAGAAAACTGGCTGAAAAAGGCGTTCATATAAGCCGCCGGAGAATTGGTCGATTAATGAAAAAAGCCGGTTTGTTTTGTAAAACGAAGAGACGCTTTAAAGCGACGACTAATTCCAAGCATAATAAGCGTATATCTCCAAATTTACTGGAAAGAGAGTTTACTGTCTCTCAACCTGATCGCTACTATGTGGGTGATATTACCTATATTGCCACCAAGGAAGGCTGGTTATATTTAGCGGTTGTCATTGACTTATTCTCTAGGCAAATTGTTGGCTGGTCGATGGATGAGCGAATGAAAGCAGTCAATGATGCTTTACTTGGCCATATGGAAGCGTAA
- the tnpA gene encoding IS66 family insertion sequence element accessory protein TnpA, producing the protein MSNHSKDASMKQHIEACQASNLSQAVYCQQHKIPSHIFSYYRKKLGYVSSSKQVNTNNQLIPINLLANSPQAMQLK; encoded by the coding sequence ATGAGCAACCATTCAAAAGATGCTTCGATGAAGCAACACATAGAGGCCTGCCAAGCCAGTAACTTAAGCCAGGCAGTTTATTGTCAACAACATAAGATACCCTCTCATATTTTTAGCTATTATCGAAAGAAGTTGGGTTATGTTAGCTCATCAAAACAGGTCAACACCAACAATCAACTCATTCCCATTAATTTACTGGCCAATTCCCCACAAGCAATGCAATTAAAGTAA